The following proteins come from a genomic window of Edaphobacter sp. 4G125:
- the trxA gene encoding thioredoxin, protein MAGQFVTEVNDANFEKDVLQSEQPVLVDFWAAWCGPCRALAPVVDEVASHYQGKLKVMKMDVDANTATPMRYGIRGIPALLIFKGGQVADQIVGYVPKDTIDKSVSKVIA, encoded by the coding sequence ATGGCAGGACAGTTTGTAACCGAAGTTAACGACGCGAATTTTGAGAAGGATGTCCTTCAATCGGAGCAGCCAGTTTTGGTGGATTTTTGGGCGGCCTGGTGTGGTCCGTGTCGCGCACTTGCTCCCGTCGTTGATGAGGTTGCCAGCCATTATCAGGGCAAACTCAAGGTCATGAAGATGGACGTGGATGCGAACACCGCAACGCCGATGCGTTATGGAATTCGTGGAATTCCTGCGCTGCTGATCTTCAAAGGCGGCCAGGTTGCCGATCAGATTGTCGGTTATGTGCCGAAGGACACGATCGATAAGTCTGTCAGCAAGGTGATCGCTTAA